Proteins from one Calditrichota bacterium genomic window:
- a CDS encoding FAD-dependent oxidoreductase, with protein MNTFKPLKIFIIGGVAAGMSAAARARKNDQRAEITVIQKEEDISYGACGLPYYIAGKVPDSQMLIARTIEEFEKQNIKILTGHEALNFQHHKKTLYIRRLKDGQNINFKYDRLIIATGARAKGLAIPGSHLKNVFSLRTLSDGLKIKSILNTNIPKKVVIVGSGYVGLEMAEAFSQQGLKVILVEKNGQLLKSVDPDIADKIALELQKNDCDVYLNSSLVGIQGNDKVEQVVLENAGIISTDMVLLASGIEPNVEFAKSCGVQLGKSGAIAVNSKMETNLHGVYAAGDCAEVKNLVTNRFNYLPLGTTANKQGRVAGDNASGHFAQMKGVVGTAVLKMFNLHIARTGISSVQAEQLGIKFETVLIDAFSRAAYSSCKKPITIKILFKKQTGQLLGAQIVGGEGVAKRLDLFAMALHQKMTVYDISELDLSYSPPFSPVWDPVLVTANEAIKKLKKK; from the coding sequence ATGAATACATTTAAACCTCTCAAAATATTTATTATTGGTGGCGTAGCTGCCGGAATGTCGGCCGCGGCTAGGGCGCGAAAAAATGACCAGCGGGCAGAAATTACGGTTATTCAAAAAGAGGAAGACATTTCTTATGGTGCTTGCGGATTGCCTTATTATATAGCAGGAAAAGTCCCTGATTCCCAAATGTTGATCGCCAGGACAATTGAGGAGTTCGAAAAACAAAATATAAAAATATTAACAGGTCATGAAGCCCTTAATTTTCAACACCATAAAAAAACACTTTATATACGCCGGCTCAAAGACGGCCAAAATATAAATTTCAAATATGATCGCTTGATTATTGCCACCGGTGCGCGGGCAAAAGGCCTGGCAATCCCTGGCTCACATTTAAAAAATGTGTTTTCATTACGCACACTTAGTGATGGCCTAAAAATCAAATCGATACTAAATACTAACATACCTAAAAAAGTGGTGATTGTTGGAAGTGGCTATGTGGGTCTCGAAATGGCCGAAGCTTTTTCACAACAAGGATTAAAAGTTATCCTTGTAGAAAAAAATGGTCAGCTTTTAAAAAGTGTAGATCCTGACATTGCGGATAAAATTGCACTGGAGCTGCAAAAAAATGATTGTGATGTTTATTTAAATAGCTCTTTGGTTGGCATACAGGGGAATGATAAAGTTGAACAGGTTGTATTGGAAAATGCCGGAATCATTTCAACAGACATGGTTCTTTTGGCATCCGGTATTGAACCAAATGTGGAATTTGCAAAAAGTTGCGGTGTTCAACTTGGGAAAAGCGGAGCCATTGCGGTTAATTCAAAAATGGAGACTAATTTGCATGGCGTCTATGCAGCAGGAGATTGTGCAGAGGTGAAAAATTTAGTCACAAACCGTTTTAATTATTTGCCACTTGGCACGACTGCAAATAAACAAGGCCGTGTTGCTGGTGATAATGCAAGCGGGCATTTTGCACAGATGAAAGGTGTAGTTGGCACAGCGGTGCTAAAAATGTTTAATCTGCATATTGCCCGAACCGGGATTTCCAGTGTGCAGGCCGAGCAACTTGGAATTAAGTTTGAAACAGTTTTGATTGATGCTTTCTCTCGCGCTGCTTACAGCTCTTGCAAAAAGCCAATAACAATAAAAATTTTATTTAAAAAACAAACCGGACAATTACTAGGTGCGCAAATTGTTGGTGGCGAAGGTGTTGCAAAACGCCTTGATTTGTTTGCCATGGCCCTTCATCAAAAAATGACTGTTTATGATATTTCCGAATTGGACTTGAGTTATTCCCCGCCGTTTTCTCCTGTATGGGACCCAGTATTGGTTACAGCAAACGAAGCGATAAAGAAACTAAAAAAGAAGTAG
- a CDS encoding RDD family protein, whose protein sequence is METINIQTTQNIDLNYDLAGVGDRMIAILIDIAIQGGYLLSALILIGFLDDFGIEASAAVMFILYSPIFFYEVVLESFYNGQTFGKRARNIRVIKLDGSEASMGSFIIRWIFRLIEISATGGSVALITLIISGKGQRLGDMAAGTTVVRIKKRIRLEDTILSQVDEDYKPVFGEAADLSDKDIETLKEVLRAKPEEDRHGIIKMEFIKKTATIIKKKLSIENDMESRLFLNTIIKDYNYYKGRVS, encoded by the coding sequence ATGGAAACAATTAATATACAAACAACTCAAAATATTGATCTAAACTATGATCTGGCGGGCGTAGGTGACCGGATGATTGCAATACTAATTGATATCGCAATTCAGGGTGGTTATTTGTTGAGCGCTTTGATTTTAATAGGTTTTTTGGATGATTTTGGGATTGAGGCATCAGCCGCGGTTATGTTTATACTTTATTCTCCCATATTTTTTTATGAAGTTGTATTGGAGAGTTTTTACAACGGACAAACTTTTGGTAAACGAGCAAGAAACATCCGGGTTATTAAACTTGATGGCAGTGAAGCATCAATGGGTAGTTTTATAATTCGCTGGATATTCCGTTTGATTGAAATTTCTGCAACCGGCGGAAGCGTTGCCCTGATTACACTGATAATTAGCGGAAAAGGACAAAGACTAGGCGATATGGCTGCCGGCACAACAGTTGTGCGTATAAAAAAACGAATTCGGCTAGAGGATACAATTCTTTCACAAGTTGACGAAGATTATAAACCTGTTTTTGGAGAAGCTGCAGATCTTTCTGATAAAGATATTGAAACACTAAAAGAAGTACTTAGGGCCAAACCGGAAGAAGACCGTCATGGAATAATCAAAATGGAGTTTATTAAAAAGACGGCAACTATTATTAAAAAGAAACTAAGTATTGAAAATGATATGGAAAGCAGATTATTTTTAAATACAATTATAAAAGATTACAATTATTATAAAGGGCGTGTCTCCTAA
- a CDS encoding redoxin domain-containing protein has translation MKYFSIIIVLTCMAFSFLSAQVVGSEAQEFTLEKLGGGNISLSDYSGKVVYIFWFGNSCPNCINPNGPESQTKVADNYTTDNFQALGIDTWTNPPSTQSTVAAFQSTTSITYPLLLKGNNVASQYGVTYDRSMVIDQGGIIRYYRGSVGSSHDWVEINKVITDLLSATAIEDKTSPAIDFALKPNYPNPFNPETRIPFSINKTQNIKLQIYNISGKLVKTLVEAPFGKGNFEATWNGTDTNNNPVSSGVYFSVLQGEGISKAQQLLLIK, from the coding sequence ATGAAATATTTTTCTATTATAATTGTATTAACATGCATGGCATTTTCATTTTTAAGTGCTCAGGTCGTTGGTTCGGAAGCGCAGGAATTTACTCTGGAAAAATTAGGCGGGGGCAATATATCATTAAGCGATTATTCCGGAAAAGTGGTTTACATATTTTGGTTTGGTAATAGCTGTCCAAATTGTATAAATCCAAACGGGCCTGAGTCCCAAACAAAAGTCGCTGATAATTATACAACAGATAATTTCCAGGCTTTGGGCATTGATACATGGACAAACCCACCGAGCACACAATCAACAGTCGCCGCTTTCCAATCAACAACAAGTATTACTTATCCCTTGTTATTGAAGGGTAACAATGTAGCAAGCCAATATGGTGTTACCTATGACCGTAGTATGGTAATAGATCAGGGGGGAATAATAAGGTACTATAGAGGATCAGTTGGAAGCAGCCATGATTGGGTTGAAATTAACAAAGTAATTACTGACTTGTTAAGTGCAACTGCAATTGAAGACAAAACTTCTCCGGCAATCGATTTTGCATTAAAGCCAAATTATCCAAACCCTTTTAATCCTGAAACACGAATTCCTTTTTCAATAAATAAAACTCAAAATATTAAACTTCAAATTTATAATATTTCCGGTAAGCTTGTAAAAACTTTAGTTGAAGCACCATTTGGCAAAGGTAATTTTGAAGCAACCTGGAATGGTACTGATACTAATAATAATCCGGTTTCTTCAGGTGTATACTTTTCTGTTTTACAAGGGGAAGGCATTAGTAAAGCACAGCAGCTTTTACTTATCAAATAA
- the glmM gene encoding phosphoglucosamine mutase: protein MSRLMVSVSGVRGEVGSTLTPGVIEKYTLAFGTFIKGGTVIVGRDSRVSGPFVSNIVKGCLVAAGCRVIDIGIVPTPTVQMAIEHHKASGGIAITASHNPIQWNGLKFMDHNARFLNPEDAAKVYAMGDNHEYELKEWSGLGSEEIDADANKRHNEEILKLDYIDAEKIRNKKFKVVLDCVNGAGGLIVPQLLEELGCEVKVIHGESNGKFAHTPEPLPENLTDLRETVVKEKADVGFAVDPDVDRCAIVDNTGMPIGEEYTLALAVKLVLSQKMGRVAVNMSTSRASEDIANYHNCMFVRSKVGEINVAMKMLEIEAVIGGEGNGGVILPELHLGRDAPLAVAMSLQYLAEFDGTMHDLFLSLPQYKMVKEKVSIEGMDPDKVLASFADTYKDEQINLLDGVKIDFGNKWVHLRKSNTEPIVRVMTEAPDEKQAQDLADRFMGEVKALM, encoded by the coding sequence TTGTCAAGGTTAATGGTTTCTGTTTCGGGTGTTCGCGGAGAAGTGGGTTCTACTCTTACTCCTGGTGTAATTGAAAAATATACGCTTGCTTTTGGTACATTTATTAAGGGCGGCACTGTTATTGTTGGTCGTGATTCGCGGGTTTCCGGTCCATTTGTTTCAAATATCGTAAAGGGTTGTCTGGTTGCTGCCGGCTGTCGGGTAATTGACATTGGGATAGTCCCAACTCCTACTGTCCAGATGGCGATTGAACATCATAAAGCTTCAGGTGGCATTGCCATCACTGCCAGCCATAATCCAATCCAGTGGAACGGTTTAAAATTTATGGATCATAATGCCCGGTTTTTAAACCCGGAAGATGCGGCTAAAGTTTATGCCATGGGTGATAATCATGAATATGAATTGAAGGAATGGTCAGGGCTTGGGTCGGAAGAGATAGATGCAGATGCGAATAAACGTCACAATGAAGAAATTTTAAAACTTGATTATATTGATGCAGAGAAAATTCGTAATAAAAAATTTAAAGTAGTTTTAGATTGTGTAAACGGCGCCGGCGGTTTGATTGTACCGCAACTTTTGGAAGAGCTTGGTTGCGAAGTAAAGGTAATACATGGCGAGTCAAACGGAAAATTTGCCCATACGCCGGAGCCTTTACCGGAAAACTTAACCGATCTAAGAGAAACAGTTGTTAAAGAAAAAGCAGATGTTGGTTTTGCTGTTGATCCGGATGTTGACCGTTGCGCAATTGTTGACAATACAGGAATGCCAATCGGAGAAGAGTACACCTTGGCACTGGCGGTTAAACTGGTACTTTCACAAAAAATGGGCCGCGTTGCTGTAAATATGTCTACATCACGAGCATCCGAAGATATAGCCAATTATCATAATTGTATGTTTGTACGCAGCAAAGTTGGAGAAATTAATGTTGCAATGAAAATGTTGGAAATAGAAGCGGTTATCGGTGGTGAAGGAAATGGCGGAGTTATTTTACCAGAGCTTCATTTAGGACGCGACGCTCCTCTGGCGGTTGCTATGAGCTTGCAATATCTGGCAGAGTTCGATGGGACAATGCATGATTTGTTTTTATCTTTACCGCAATATAAAATGGTAAAAGAGAAAGTAAGTATTGAAGGTATGGACCCGGATAAAGTTTTAGCCAGCTTTGCAGATACCTACAAAGATGAGCAGATTAATTTGCTGGATGGTGTAAAAATTGATTTCGGTAATAAGTGGGTTCACCTCAGAAAATCGAATACTGAACCAATAGTTCGTGTAATGACTGAAGCGCCGGATGAAAAACAGGCACAAGACCTGGCCGATCGTTTTATGGGCGAAGTAAAAGCATTAATGTAG
- a CDS encoding TlpA family protein disulfide reductase yields the protein MKKICTLLLILTITLSCSNSTEPDGNGGLISDRPEATNFTLTTVNNETLSLSDFQGKVVYLFFLGYSCPLCKANAPGTIAIDNKYDDSEVQIIGLDVWDGSGSQVLDFIGSTGVNYPILKNASALQSEYNVSYDYSVLVDKQGRVAYKKEGVKSSEISSNIDALLEEE from the coding sequence ATGAAAAAAATATGTACTCTGCTTTTGATTTTAACAATAACTCTTTCATGCAGTAATTCAACAGAACCTGATGGTAATGGAGGTCTGATTAGTGATCGGCCTGAGGCAACAAATTTTACATTGACAACAGTGAATAACGAAACTCTTTCTCTCTCCGATTTCCAGGGAAAAGTTGTTTATTTATTTTTTCTGGGTTATTCCTGCCCGCTCTGTAAAGCAAATGCACCAGGCACAATTGCGATTGACAATAAATATGATGACTCGGAAGTTCAAATAATTGGACTGGATGTTTGGGATGGTTCGGGATCGCAAGTTTTGGATTTTATTGGGTCCACCGGAGTTAACTACCCTATTTTAAAAAATGCCAGTGCTCTGCAAAGTGAATACAATGTTAGTTATGATTATTCTGTTTTGGTTGATAAGCAAGGCCGGGTGGCTTATAAAAAAGAGGGTGTAAAATCAAGCGAGATAAGTTCAAATATCGATGCGTTATTAGAAGAAGAATAA
- a CDS encoding DUF58 domain-containing protein, whose translation MIIKFIKSFYLQKRFFYILSALVILFIAGFNYASLYAVAKFGLGGFILITIFDTVLLFHKQDGIFASRKVPSKLSNGDENQISVEIENYYNFEIYINVIDEIPAVFQVRNFNLFYKLQAGKSKRIKYSLFPVKRGDYVFGFLNIFVSSTVGLVGRKYSFDEQARALVYPSIIQMQMYELYAISNRLTEAGIKKIRSVGHTLEFDQIRNYVKGDDYRTINWKATARRRDIMVNQYQDEKAQQVFSVIDMGRNMKMPFKGMSLLDYAINSSLVISNIAIRKHDKAGLLTFSNNISSVLPASGHYSHMNRILEALYSQSTGFLESDFEKMYATIRMRIKQRSLILLFTNFESLQSLERQMLLLSQINKSHALVVILFENSELTTFRELPAKTTEEIYKKVIAEKLIYEKRQIVKELRMAGIQSILVQPQELTISVINKYLELKARAII comes from the coding sequence ATGATTATTAAATTTATCAAGAGTTTTTATCTACAAAAAAGATTTTTTTATATACTGTCCGCTTTGGTAATTCTTTTTATTGCTGGGTTTAATTATGCCTCATTATATGCTGTGGCAAAGTTTGGATTAGGCGGTTTTATCCTAATCACGATTTTTGATACTGTTTTATTATTTCATAAGCAGGATGGGATTTTTGCCAGCAGAAAAGTACCTTCAAAATTATCCAATGGCGATGAAAACCAAATATCGGTTGAGATTGAAAACTATTATAACTTTGAAATTTACATCAATGTTATTGATGAAATTCCCGCTGTTTTTCAGGTAAGAAATTTTAATCTGTTTTATAAACTACAGGCCGGTAAAAGTAAACGCATAAAATATTCCTTATTTCCCGTTAAAAGGGGCGATTATGTTTTTGGCTTTTTGAATATATTTGTCTCTTCTACTGTAGGTTTGGTTGGCCGCAAATACAGTTTTGATGAACAAGCCAGGGCACTTGTCTATCCTTCGATTATTCAAATGCAAATGTATGAACTGTATGCAATATCAAACAGGCTTACGGAAGCTGGCATAAAAAAAATCCGCAGTGTTGGCCATACTTTAGAGTTTGATCAAATCCGCAATTATGTAAAAGGAGATGATTACCGGACAATTAACTGGAAGGCAACGGCACGCCGGCGTGACATAATGGTAAACCAATATCAGGATGAAAAAGCGCAGCAGGTTTTTAGCGTGATAGATATGGGCCGTAATATGAAAATGCCATTTAAAGGAATGAGCCTGTTGGATTATGCGATTAATTCCAGTCTGGTTATCTCAAATATTGCCATCCGTAAACATGATAAGGCCGGATTGTTAACATTTTCGAATAATATCAGTTCTGTATTACCGGCCAGTGGCCATTACTCGCACATGAATCGAATCCTTGAAGCGTTGTATAGCCAGTCCACCGGATTCCTGGAATCAGATTTTGAAAAGATGTACGCAACGATTCGAATGAGAATTAAGCAACGCAGTCTTATTTTGTTGTTTACAAATTTTGAATCCCTCCAATCTCTTGAAAGACAAATGCTGCTTTTAAGTCAGATTAATAAAAGTCACGCTCTTGTAGTCATCCTTTTTGAAAACAGTGAGCTGACCACATTTCGGGAGCTACCTGCAAAAACCACCGAGGAAATTTATAAAAAGGTGATTGCCGAAAAACTAATCTATGAAAAAAGACAAATTGTCAAAGAGCTTCGTATGGCGGGAATCCAAAGCATTCTTGTCCAACCGCAAGAATTGACAATCTCGGTGATCAATAAATATTTAGAATTGAAGGCCAGGGCTATTATCTAG
- a CDS encoding MoxR family ATPase → MSEEQSFEPRIEIAKLQQKIGEIKKEMGTVLIGQEKVVDLMITALLSKGHIMIEGVPGIAKTLAAKLLATCTSTQFSRIQFTPDLMPSDVLGTSVFNLKSSEFVFNKGPIFANLILIDEINRAPAKTQSALFEVMEEKQVTIDGQTYPMDLPFIVMATQNPIEHEGTYKLPEAQLDRFMFKIVMDYPTAEEEVSILERFNQNSLENTMQKVKQVINNKDLIEMQGIVSQVHAEQRLLKYIAQIIEETRQHNAFYLGGSPRAGLAILSGAKGWASIQGRDFITPDDIKIITYPALSHRLLLTAEKEMEGVKTEQILEKILEKIEVPR, encoded by the coding sequence ATGAGTGAAGAACAAAGTTTTGAACCCCGAATCGAGATAGCAAAATTGCAACAAAAAATTGGCGAAATTAAAAAAGAAATGGGCACGGTACTCATTGGCCAGGAAAAAGTAGTTGATTTAATGATTACGGCACTTTTATCAAAAGGCCATATTATGATTGAAGGTGTACCGGGGATTGCAAAAACGCTGGCGGCAAAATTATTGGCAACTTGCACATCCACCCAATTTTCGCGCATTCAGTTCACACCCGATTTGATGCCGTCGGATGTTTTAGGAACGTCTGTCTTTAATCTTAAAAGTTCTGAGTTTGTATTTAACAAGGGACCTATTTTTGCCAACCTTATTCTTATAGATGAAATAAACCGTGCCCCGGCCAAAACACAATCGGCCCTATTTGAAGTAATGGAGGAAAAACAAGTTACGATTGATGGCCAAACCTATCCGATGGATTTACCATTTATTGTTATGGCTACCCAAAACCCTATTGAACATGAAGGAACTTATAAGCTTCCGGAAGCACAGTTAGACAGGTTCATGTTTAAAATTGTAATGGATTATCCAACGGCAGAAGAAGAGGTTTCCATTTTGGAAAGGTTCAATCAAAACAGTTTAGAAAATACGATGCAAAAAGTTAAGCAGGTGATAAACAATAAAGACCTAATTGAGATGCAGGGCATAGTTTCTCAGGTTCATGCTGAACAAAGGCTGCTAAAGTATATTGCACAAATAATTGAGGAAACCCGGCAGCATAATGCCTTTTATTTGGGTGGTTCTCCGCGCGCCGGGCTTGCTATTTTAAGCGGAGCCAAAGGTTGGGCTTCAATACAGGGACGCGATTTTATTACACCGGATGATATAAAAATTATTACATATCCTGCGCTTTCCCACAGGCTGCTTTTAACCGCAGAGAAGGAAATGGAAGGTGTTAAAACCGAGCAAATTCTGGAAAAGATTTTAGAGAAAATTGAGGTTCCGCGTTAA
- a CDS encoding thymidine phosphorylase has protein sequence MTAYEIITDKRDGKELSKDQINFMVNGFTDETIPAYQVSSLLMAIFLNGMTTDEMHFLTQAMLHSGEVVNLSKVAGIKVDKHSTGGVGDKVSIILAPIVAAAGVPVPMISGRGLGHTGGTLDKLQSIPGFRIDYNTSEYEEIINEVGVCLIGQTETIAPADKKLYALRDVTATVQSIPLICGSIMSKKLAEGIDALVLDVKTGHGAFMQDYDKSVELAKNLIGIGEKGGKQTVAFITNMDQPLGFTVGNWLEIKECIDCLKGNGPDDLMELTHNLCGAMIWLGGNANSLEEGIAVSQQMIQSGKAWDKFLEIVGRQEGCIETVNQPENYPKAKYTRSINAQSSGFVSEVNSLEVGLASVSLGAGRFQWDDEIDPKAGIVLSKKIGDDVTKGETVMTIFTDKAEVVDSVEERLLSALKISKVKPEEKKLIYTFMDKSSLS, from the coding sequence ATGACTGCATACGAAATAATTACTGATAAGCGTGATGGAAAAGAGCTTTCCAAAGACCAAATTAATTTCATGGTTAATGGTTTTACAGATGAAACCATACCCGCATATCAGGTTAGCTCTTTGTTAATGGCTATTTTCCTGAATGGAATGACCACAGATGAAATGCATTTTTTAACCCAGGCAATGTTGCACTCCGGTGAGGTTGTAAATCTTTCCAAAGTTGCCGGTATTAAAGTTGACAAACACAGCACGGGTGGTGTAGGAGATAAAGTTTCTATTATTCTTGCACCAATTGTTGCGGCAGCCGGAGTTCCGGTTCCAATGATTTCCGGACGCGGATTAGGGCACACAGGTGGTACGCTGGATAAATTACAAAGTATACCAGGTTTTAGGATTGATTATAATACGAGCGAATACGAAGAAATAATTAATGAAGTTGGTGTTTGCCTTATAGGGCAAACCGAAACGATTGCCCCTGCTGATAAAAAACTTTATGCCTTACGCGATGTTACGGCTACAGTTCAATCGATTCCCTTAATATGTGGTTCTATTATGAGCAAGAAGCTGGCCGAAGGAATAGATGCTTTGGTTCTTGATGTAAAAACAGGCCACGGTGCTTTTATGCAAGATTATGATAAATCTGTAGAACTGGCAAAAAATTTGATTGGTATTGGTGAAAAGGGTGGAAAGCAAACGGTAGCTTTTATTACCAATATGGATCAGCCCCTTGGTTTTACCGTTGGGAATTGGCTGGAAATAAAAGAATGCATTGATTGTTTAAAAGGAAATGGCCCGGATGATTTGATGGAATTAACACATAACCTGTGCGGGGCAATGATTTGGCTTGGTGGTAATGCGAATTCACTAGAAGAAGGAATTGCTGTTTCTCAACAAATGATCCAATCAGGAAAAGCGTGGGATAAATTTCTTGAGATAGTTGGTCGACAGGAAGGATGTATCGAAACAGTAAACCAACCGGAAAATTATCCTAAGGCAAAATATACACGATCAATTAATGCACAATCATCAGGTTTTGTGAGTGAAGTTAATTCTCTCGAGGTTGGATTAGCATCCGTTTCACTTGGCGCCGGACGTTTTCAATGGGATGATGAAATTGATCCTAAGGCCGGGATAGTTTTATCCAAGAAAATTGGGGATGATGTTACCAAAGGTGAAACGGTGATGACAATTTTTACAGACAAAGCAGAAGTTGTTGATTCTGTTGAAGAGAGACTTTTATCTGCTTTAAAAATTTCTAAAGTTAAACCTGAAGAAAAGAAACTGATATATACTTTTATGGATAAAAGCAGCCTTTCCTGA
- a CDS encoding TlpA family protein disulfide reductase, whose product MKKILFILLIGHTVLFAGSQINNFKLKDLNNRSKSFSDLRGENLTIIDFWATWCKPCIQAIPKLNKIYDEYKEQGVEIVGINADSPRNSAKVKPFAKTLKIQYPILRDPNNEVTTELNVTAFPTLYIVNSKNEIVYTHIGFRPGDEKLLIEEIEKLLGK is encoded by the coding sequence TTGAAAAAAATACTGTTCATTCTATTGATTGGTCATACGGTTCTATTTGCCGGTTCACAAATCAACAACTTTAAATTGAAAGATTTAAATAACCGTTCTAAATCTTTTTCTGATTTGCGTGGTGAAAACTTAACAATTATTGACTTTTGGGCAACATGGTGCAAACCTTGCATTCAAGCCATCCCAAAGCTTAATAAAATTTATGATGAGTATAAGGAGCAAGGGGTAGAAATTGTCGGGATCAATGCCGATAGTCCACGAAATAGTGCAAAAGTTAAACCATTTGCAAAAACTCTTAAAATACAATACCCCATATTGAGAGATCCTAACAATGAAGTTACAACAGAGTTAAATGTAACAGCTTTCCCAACCCTGTACATTGTTAATTCAAAAAATGAAATTGTTTATACACATATCGGGTTTCGCCCGGGAGATGAAAAACTACTAATCGAGGAAATTGAGAAACTTCTTGGAAAATAA
- the deoC gene encoding deoxyribose-phosphate aldolase codes for MSTITTDIIDNIISQVIADSSITECPTCSKNHLRPFSYDAANDLVSFGASRVGVVAPSCPPKYEMARWIDHTLLKPDVTREEIEFICGEAKEHTFASVCVNPTWVNLSHKLLRNTDVKVCTVIGFPLGATLPEVKSTETRQVISQGAQEVDMVINVGALKSGDLSLVEHDIRSVVRAAGRKIVKVILETCLLTDEEKVTACTISKRAGADFVKTSTGFSTGGATVTDVALMRKVVGHAMGVKASGGVRSYDEACKMVEAGATRIGASASVAIVSNGKAAKGDY; via the coding sequence ATGTCTACAATTACAACCGATATTATTGACAATATTATAAGCCAGGTTATAGCAGACTCCAGCATAACCGAGTGTCCAACCTGCTCTAAAAACCATTTAAGACCTTTCAGTTATGATGCTGCAAACGATTTGGTTTCGTTTGGCGCAAGTCGTGTTGGAGTGGTTGCTCCATCTTGCCCGCCAAAGTATGAAATGGCACGTTGGATAGATCACACCTTGTTGAAACCTGATGTTACACGCGAGGAGATTGAATTTATATGTGGTGAAGCAAAGGAACACACATTTGCATCAGTTTGTGTTAATCCGACTTGGGTTAACCTTTCTCATAAATTATTGCGCAACACAGATGTAAAAGTATGCACCGTAATTGGTTTTCCATTAGGCGCAACATTACCAGAAGTTAAATCAACTGAAACGCGCCAGGTTATTAGCCAGGGTGCGCAAGAAGTGGATATGGTGATAAACGTGGGTGCTTTAAAATCTGGAGATTTATCTTTGGTTGAGCATGATATCCGATCTGTTGTACGCGCTGCGGGACGTAAAATTGTTAAGGTAATTTTGGAAACATGCCTTTTGACAGATGAGGAAAAAGTAACTGCTTGTACAATTTCCAAAAGAGCCGGTGCAGATTTTGTAAAAACTTCTACCGGGTTTAGTACAGGTGGGGCAACTGTTACAGATGTAGCCCTGATGCGTAAAGTCGTTGGACATGCGATGGGTGTAAAAGCTAGTGGTGGTGTGCGAAGTTATGATGAAGCATGCAAAATGGTGGAAGCCGGCGCTACACGAATTGGAGCAAGTGCCAGCGTGGCGATTGTATCAAACGGAAAAGCCGCAAAAGGGGATTATTAA
- a CDS encoding EutN/CcmL family microcompartment protein encodes MQICEVIGNVTSTVKNDHFIGKKIMIVQPLDLDGNAEGKDYLALDTVDAGKGDRVLVMKEGGSAQIVLQDKEIPVQALILGIIDDVEIADSK; translated from the coding sequence ATGCAAATTTGTGAAGTAATTGGAAATGTAACATCAACCGTAAAAAACGATCATTTTATTGGAAAAAAAATAATGATTGTTCAGCCGCTTGATCTTGATGGTAACGCTGAAGGAAAAGATTACCTGGCTTTGGATACCGTTGATGCGGGGAAAGGAGACCGGGTTCTTGTAATGAAAGAAGGCGGTTCTGCTCAGATTGTTTTACAGGATAAGGAAATACCCGTCCAGGCACTTATTCTTGGAATTATTGACGATGTTGAGATTGCAGATAGCAAGTGA